A window of the Fusarium poae strain DAOMC 252244 chromosome 3, whole genome shotgun sequence genome harbors these coding sequences:
- a CDS encoding hypothetical protein (SECRETED:SignalP(1-19)), whose product MSFFKAAAAAGLLIGAANASPHYAAYGNGTQYTTEVVTAITTYCPAPTTLTYGDKTYTVIKETTLTITDCPCTISHPLKPTKPIIPVPPPVYTTEVLTAITTYCPEPTTLTHGNKTYTVTEPTTLTITDCPCTVTKPQTEHYPQPTPGKPGHPGKPEVPAPHPTAPAPGKPEYPQPGHPEAPQTTGPVPVNPTGDYPPPEGTSPAVVTAAAGRIAPAGLLAFIGAIAFF is encoded by the coding sequence ATGTCTTTCTtcaaggctgctgctgctgctggcctCCTCATCGGAGCTGCCAATGCCTCTCCTCACTACGCCGCCTACGGTAACGGTACTCAGTACACAACCGAGGTGGTGACCGCCATCACCACCTACTGCCCGGCTCCCACCACTCTCACCTACGGTGATAAGACTTACACTGTCATCAAGGAGACCACCCTCACCATCACCGACTGCCCCTGCACTATCAGCCACCCTCTCAAGCCCACAAAGCCTATCATCCCTGTCCCTCCTCCTGTCTACACAACTGAGGTCCTCACTGCCATCACCACCTACTGCCCTGAGCCTACCACTCTTACCCACGGCAACAAGACCTACACCGTCACCGAGCCCACCACCCTTACCATCACCGACTGCCCTTGCACAGTCACCAAGCCTCAGACTGAGCACTACCCTCAGCCTACCCCCGGCAAGCCCGGTCACCCCGGCAAGCCTGAGGTTCCCGCTCCTCACCCTACTGCTCCCGCTCCCGGAAAGCCTGAGTACCCCCAGCCCGGTCACCCCGAGGCTCCTCAGACCACCGGCCCCGTCCCTGTCAACCCGACCGGCGACTACCCTCCTCCCGAGGGTACCAGCCCTGCCGTCGTCACTGCTGCTGCCGGCCGCATCGCCCCTGCTGGTCTCCTGGCCTTCATCGGTGCCATTGCTTTCTTCTAA